aacccttcccaagaagtcctaaggacaaATTCtaaacctctctcctctctctttataccttctccatttgctcttggtgtttgtaagccattagaggagtgacacttgtgactctaagccttccaaagctaattcaaggaggaattaggattgttattgctacataacaatcaaggtaatatcttaaacctaattatatgttaatattgatttccatatactagaattagggtttatagtcttggattcaaagcatgtacaatagagaaacctagatccaagcattagggtttgtatgagcacataggatgtcttatgaccaaaacccatcagtggtatcaaagccaggttggtttcaattgtattgatgcattgtatatctgaaaaattcgattttttgcattctggaggctggactcgccgagtccatagctgaactcgtcgagtccaaggtgactcgacgagtccaaggctgactcgacgagtcaacgcgtcagaaggagggtacttcgggatttcttgctgtttttgcttatggatagttaccttatcatgttagatcattattaatccgattatatgatatatttgactataattttgatctaattgaagatatttatcaattaataagataattgtttccttataagataattgattatttattttgagtaaattgataaattgttttgcaagaaatcattaaacaaatcaaatatggataattatgtaattaaatgttaatttgaattatttgttatttgatccttgttgttgtgaaaagtttcatatatggccctttaggttttatagtttaaatttgaaccccaaaagtttgtagttttgaaatttaaatagttaaaacactaatgttttgaaaaaggtttcaaaacttgccctcaagttttggaatttaaattttgattaaatagtttaattttgatgtatatttaaattcgaaaacctaatgtgttgaaatgtttcaaaacttgccctcaagttttggaatttaaaagttgattaaaagtttaattaggaatgttaaattctaaaacccttgcatagttttgaaaaggttcaaatcacacccttatggttttattaattaattaaggtgtataattaaaagaggtttaataaatccataaaagtttaggtttacaatttaattgaattaaaagtataattgttaaattaaaccacctagtattttgaaagtataaaatacaccctatactatatataacattaaaagtctaacattatatatatgtatgagtaaaagccagtcttaccgttagtaggcctcattcacaaagctggtctataaagggtgtttaaggaaattgcctataaaatggcgattgaatgggtatccactcttacccaccgcactcttgactagtggagggtcattagccgaacgggtaggataggacgaaaccttccattataagtataatgaattatcaaagtaactaaatgtttttataaaattcccaatcttagttacttaggcaaaagtgaattgatgcaattccatgaaattacactttgtgcccttgcgaagacgttagtggagcgtgtgtggttaaccgacacaataaatgggtctaagcaaaggtagcaaagggtgactcaatgtttgtcatagttcggtggagcgtgtgtggtttaccggcacatcgaataggtgactgtaacatgtgagtgcaccatgtaagtttgcatggttattcacacccgctttgtgatcctcggcatcccagtcacaaacaagaggggcatatcgagatttaaacatgccattgaaagttcaatgaatctcaaaggatctaggagttttcatagatttaaaacttaaatttctttttcgtttttcgtggtggaaattagtgaatcgtcattcacttaccttcaaatattctgcaattagggttacggcatccctctcccgagttgtagaatattgtgttgggtcctagccttagtatctcatttgggtgatttactaaggactaaatcaatcaactaacttgaatttgttttctcccattttgtagatgtcaaagttcgacaactatggtcttcccaaatcccatggaacaagtattccacatgaagatggtattccacgatttaatcgaggaacgagaaatcatgcttcaattcctcctcctcctcctattgttctccctaacccacaagatcgaagaattgaaaggttcaatatcactaaagccctattggaaatgaaacatgaagatggtaaacccatgtgtgcccatgttctaggaatgaaatcacacattgataggtcgataatgttgggtgtgtcattcccagatgagttggctgtgaattgggttttgcagtcacttcatgaatcatataatgagttcaaaagaaagtattatatgatgaatcatgaagacaacctcattgacctaacttacatgctcattgctgctgaatcagaaatgatttagcgaagcaatggagcgtatttgttgggaaagtcaaccgaccatgcttccgaagacgttctaggagaaccgacctgcgtttgctgccaaaagaaagggcgttggatacaagtctgcccaaagagcctgaagagtccagaagatgggagagtcaaagagtatggctgcgcttcaggtaaaatccactatctaactccattaagttcctattcattaattcttaatacataatgtaataagattgcatttgaatgttttacaggattggtgaaaagaaaggaagcttggtgaaagagcaagatgaatctaatcacaaggaatggatcttgatcgcatggacttgaagattagattttgatcttagatagttatgatagagttgttagaatttTTTCTTtcgaaatacatagttttcaatggattttgcattgtaaggacatatgttttccgctgcttttataaataaaataaattttcgtttgacttatttatttatttatttccttgcaatgaaatcgttatgaaaattggtgtttgcatatttctacaacaaatggatatgattcttatttatggtgtttatgtaaaagtcgagaatttaccaaatagggagagtttctcatcgcccaagtttcaattggacagaaatttggaatcatgcaacttggttgcacgatgaatgagaaatttcatatttggaaattagacaaattcattgacaaagtgtcaagcgaaggactaagagatcgagcacaaaatgttgcgtgttgatcaagaccaccataagagtaacaaagatattcgtcatgatttactaaaggtttagtaaatatgattatacttacaatattaagtgtaattttgaattgattaaagggtttagatcaacagcagaacgaataagaagaatcaagtaggcagaaagataaaagtttctccattctaagaagatgggagagtaccttttatgctttatggtaggtcttaatgattaagaaccatatctcaattgatcctctaagtgagtcttagtacaattgtatgtctaagaagaggaatcaagaattgaagaaatggttaaatcaataagtcaatcatacttcgttccaataacaagtcttaaagttaagattgtgacattgagtgaaagattttaagaaggtttgtaactttcattaaatgtggaaagttgtgatgtcttggataagacaaagaccaactaagaccaatttatgaagtgttttgataaaaactacactaactcttgaatatttgtttgtcaagaaatggtttttgacaagagaatcttatatgtcaaggagtcagtgggagtcttaatggtcttgaaaagtttcaagaacaaatcatataaaccttatcaatcatctctagcacacgagttgaggtttaaaacctatcgtgttgacattattttgattatgtgccaatccaatcgagttaattatgcatgtgagttctatgagtactcattttgaacgcataaaaggcaaagcaccttgatcaatggaaagtacattgataggaaaaggtgagctgcttaactacttggaagatgtggtgggcagctgtgctaccataaggcaagaaatcaagattaagaaagttcgatccatatgattttgaattcgtcgtaaactttggttttgacaaattcacatggataggaacatatacaccatttaaatctaagtgtcataagatttcctccttcatgaaaatgattgtgaggaaatgctttcactaagacagattttaagaagatagtgattgtaaaattgcattctcgaattcaattatggttacgacatccctttccataatttgaattgtgaggtttggcaattagtcttaattgtttagacacacatatgaactatcgaaggcaaatgtgtataagttcaagaaaccttgataaaagattatcaaaacactaagtattagaaacatgaacttaagaaattcaataagcattgtttttctgaaagttaagatgtttatgaatacatgtcgaagctagtgggagcataagtgttatgttttataataatcatcaagatagtgggagcataaaagttatgattgtatgattattaaggaaagtattgcaaggttagcaatattaattatagaaaacaagagtcatactttgcaaagtcgcaatagttgaagtgttgttttgctataattaagggagagaatattatgcttcatttcaaatctaaaggtttaggttgagaaatgttaataaaatttagtcaaaggtacaaagtgtgttcttaaaatttcgattatgattacggcatccctcttcacaattcgaattttgagaacatagcaaataaaacattatgcgtcgtgtcccatacgcttcgggtataggatcgattgcaaatgctttaatgtttgaccattctaaaatttttccaaatttcgagcacatttagagggaaaaaggactagaatcggtttagactaaaataattaaacaactatcaaaggtcaatccaagttcgacgaggattggtcgcgtgtgagtagttggaagtgtagtattggaaaatatggaaatgtttccatattggatggaccatatcgacatcattacgaatagataagattctattaagaatgagttgtcatatgaaacatatggaagtgtgtccatattgggaattgaatattgagaaatctatgactagattagaaacttctatacaaaaggatgttcaaagaaagtactttgagtgagagacatcacatctatggaattgtcttgtaacaatctccgaaagaagactttgtaatatcattggcaatagtcttagTGACTTTGgggcagtgacattacgaaaggatagttgcataagaatgttagaatctagcatattctgtaagtagtaagaatttgatattcttttacttatgaaaaggatttggagttgtgaaatgagaatgattggaaatgtgttcaatgtgatctatttcacaaagtaagaaccataggtaaacattgtgtgcatgctaagagcatgggacaagtgttgtaattcaagtaagaagttgattacccgaaactacaaataatgagtaatcaatatggtgataaataaaaggtgttttatttatgctcaaagggttgaggccatatgggattagtattattcttgtgtttcacatttgcatgtttgacttccagaataattgagtttattaagaataatcgaattattcaaacgggccatagtcgttcatatgttggaagtagatatgaatgaagactgtcgtgaattggtgtgtggattgtctaaaagagtattagacataagaaaatgtttgttgcaacgttcatgagtgcttatgaatgtgatttgagcattggattaaacccacgctcacttgaatcgctccatggattgtatcacgagtgattggtgagacgataacatcttatattcttcaaactgagatgtgtgagttgtatcttgcaaatcggttgcacattgataatatgtaaacgcaccagtaacttggtgttataaaacatattgttgtgtgtgattcggtgcgtgagtacaagcaagcattgtatcaaagtttatccgttccttttattcaaagtaggataaaagcgatatctttgggcccctcgatgattttgtgatgacaaacgtaaatgctcggccgggctagggctaatttgatttgttcaattagtcagtcgtcataaatcgggaatcgagatatagtacaaagagaatgatttgaaatcatttcttatatgatatctagaatggaggaatatatgatcccttatctaaggacacgcgtatctgataggatcagagttgacagcggctttggaaagctacgattgcagatcgggatctgaagtcatatacataatagttattagacttatccaagtgggagactgttggattagtgtctaagtccataactattttggtatgtaattgacccgatggtgcatggtccttttggattgccttcaccaaagcaacttgattggagaaataaatagagagtgaggttattatgatttattaatatgttataagaataatatattaaagcataaatcatatttgtttaattaatattggtcaataattaattaagaattaattttgtgatcaagtgtaattaattaaactagaggggctgaattgtaattatgtgataattacaaaataaggtaaggattatcttatatatatggtgaacgaatttgaggtgtaaatcccttagaattcgactaggataaggatttctaggacttatcttatggttgcttggtggacaagcaactagataaggataaggactaaaaccctaatctttacacctatataaaccccctaaggcttatGAATTCagccaacccttcccaagaagtcctaatgACGAATTCtaaacctctctcctctctctttataccttctccatttgctcttggtgtttgtaagccattagaggagtgtcacttgtgactctaagccttccaaagctaattcaaggaggaattaggattgttattgctacataacaatcaaggtaatatcttaaacctaattatatgttaatattgatttccatatactagaattagggtttatagtcttggattcaaaacatgtacaatagagaaacctagatccaagcattagggtttgtatgagcacataggatgtcttatgaccaaaacccatcatttacatgtgttcaatcactaTATATTGACACCAAAAATAGTTATAGCACAATACAGAAGATATGACTCaaaatggctccatcttctcaaaaagctcggggagtacctgtttatagttttcttgagaatacaagtaatttgaaaagagagtatcaacataaatttgagtgCGTGcataaatatttatgtttaaaagtacgtTTTCTATTCTTTGAATATGTAAaatgttccagaaaatcctatattttctattgtatatgaaaagtagttttaatcccataAAACCATTCTATTTGTAAACCTATtgttttttatttgtattatgtaaAAGTGAGTGCACCTGGCTCCACCAGTTGGTATTGTAAACTGTACTGTAAACTGTATTTCTGTAAACTAGTACTTTGGAAATATACTCGTGTTTAGTTAATTATACACCAAcatattgttattatttttttaatgagttattataatcaTACTAAGACTAGATGGCCTGAAAAAATTCTTTGAAGGCATTAAAAACTATTGATAACAATTGTCACTCGTAGGTGTGTATgcctggctgtagctagcagtctgagtgcggggttgtcaatcccagtatagatctatacacacttgtttcGATCCCTGACTGGAGATTATGGTTATAATATCAGGACTTTAACTATGTTGTTTAAATGAATAAACAACTTGAACATGTTGTCttataaaaagcatataaacgttatgTGTATAAtaaaaacccaatcattctgaaataaatgattgatagtATTTTCCTTATTTAGTATACTCTAAATGTATAGTCTTGTTTACTTCTAAATCAAACTCTTGTTCTTGTACAATAGTATAAATCCATGTTCTTATAAATAGTATAATCTAGTACATTTGACTCGTGAGTTAGCGTTctttaatcataaattatacctattataatttatatgtactttctgTATTGGTATTAATTGTTCATGAGTGCAACCCCTAGCTCGACATGTTTACAAAGGGTATTGAAAtaacattttttatttatatatatacaagatatatataactaaaattgaAACGATAGTCGGACAAATAATCGATACCTtaaatccacatccaaacaaggaaaaggaaatacaGTAAGTTATCAGTCATAAGtcttttaaatcttatatatatatatatatatatatatatatatatatatatatatatatatatatatatatatatatatatatatatatatatatgacttttcGGGAAAATATAAGCTTATATAAGAGTTTAATATTTTGAAATACTTTTGATGACTTAATGTCATTTTATCACAATTTGAAATCATTTGTTTGTAACACAAAATCTTTATGTTAGACTTgtaccacccccccccccccttaaaatagtAAAATCTATGAAAAtacaagggtatgaactcacttgatagactGTGAATTGGGTAGCACTTTGCTATTAGAAAAAGAAGGCTTTATTGTTGGAAATCAAGCTTTGCGAGGGTCGGGTTTAGATACCGAAAGACTCTAGTTTTGCTGACTTCTGGCGTCTCGGAATGTTATTTAAGTGTTGGATAcgataccgaggcttcggggttTGTAAGGAGGTTTATAGGAGTGAAATATGTGAAAAGGGTGAAAATGGTGTAAAAGTGGTGTAGGAACCGGAGAATCTCGCACCCTTTTTATAGgtgcgagggttcggtccgaagagaGGAGAAGGCGACACGTGCTCAGACATGTGGCGGCTTCGGAAGCGAGGGGGCACCCGTCTGAAGGAGAAGCGAAGCACACAGTGGCCTCGGATGCGCGTCGGAACCGGGTTGGGCCGCGCCTTCGGTCGAATCAGAAATGGACACGAGCGATCTCGCATGCGAGGTGACGTGTCTGGATCCCAGCCATGCGAAATTTCTTGGTTTTCAAGATTTTTTGGTTTTTGTGCCCAAAACTtccgaaattcataacttcaacatacgaactccattttcggcgttctttatatatatacgcgtaggtgagattatactctacgacattcgtttagacttcgtcggctaattttgagtttatttttaatattattatttttaacagatcggaacaagaaaatccgttaaaaatttataacttctttatccgaagtccgttttcgtctgtctttttaccattgtactactattgacgagaccttcgattctcgtttaggttgtgtcggttaaAAATCATTCGatatttatttcgagtttttagttgtatacTGCTATATTGaactttagaaaaatcataacttcctaatacgaagttagattttgaCATTTCGTTTTATGAAAGTTagcggtttaacatattctacaactttcatttagattgttaagtctaaaaagcattttattgaaaactcactttttactctgaacagtgttttgccggttttgtcgcggatcttcgattggtcataacttcttcgttataactcggattttagtaaggccattggacaattacaatgtatatgatacaaaacgacatAATATAATGAGTTTGGATACCTAATCTTATATCCTCATAACATTATATTCACTTttcctacacacacacacacacacacacacacacacatatatatatatatatatatatatatatatatatatatatatatatataggtaagttcaattgagaaaaagaaaaaggttgaggatgggggaatcattctcagccaatcattaaTCTAACatgttcaaattaaaaaaaaaaatgcgcGTGTCCATTTTCATTAATGGTACCTTTGTAAATTAGCAACTTTTTTACATAGAACTTACCTGATCGTTGTTATCAGTTTCCAATTTGATGATATATTTAGCTCGTTTGAATCGGATATTTGGAATTCAATATCaatattattttctttatataactcGTTAGTAATTATACGTATTCTTTCCATTAATCGTGAAGTTTCGCATCTGTGTTTCAGTTTTCTACTTCGTATTCAGTTTCCGATTTGATTAGGTATGTATATCGTTTAAATCGGATAGATCGGAGTTCATTATCAAGattattgttttttataatttgttTGGAATTATGCTTATGATCTTCGTTTTGGAGTTGTTGCATCAAAGTTCATTATCAAGATTATCAAGTTTCGAATATGTATTGGAGTTATTTCATCGGATTTTTGTTAAGTAGTTTGAGATATTTATTTAATATCGGAGCTGATTTAATTTTTAATCGGATATATCGTTGTAGTTTTTACGTTCTGTACTGAGAGAGATTGCTTAATTACATCATCTAATCATATATATTTAAGTTTCTTTCAGATATTTTGTACGTTGAGGTGAGATATATTCGAAATTAACCAGGTTTTCATCTTTACGACTTTTTTTGTGAGATATATTTGATATTAagattgtttttgtttatttatatagATCATTTTGAGTATTATGTCGAATTCTAGTGTTATTGATGGTGATTTGTATTCTTCTATTAGTGAgagtgaagaagaagatgttgagAACTCATTTTTTGAAGGTATCAGTTATTGAattattttgttgtttttaattttgTTGACTATCatttatttacatatgaatatgttaatatgaataaattgttgtcttattcatatatgaataaacgtGTGATAATTGTAATTtcgaatttattatttttttcgttttattcatatatgaataagttatgttttattttatatattttgaatcctcatgaattttatgtattcatatatgaatgttttttgttttatttatatgagttttatgtattcatatatattattgttttatTCATGCATTATTATTTTAGGTGGTGAATCTTCAAGTTCAGTACATGATGCACAATATTGTGATGATATAATTGGAGAACATGTCTATAAGCCAGATGTACCTGTTCAAATTATTCCATTTAAGGGTTTAATCTTCAAATCCTTAAAGTTGGCTATCAAAATGTATTCTGAGTATGCTGAAATTGGTGGTTTTGATGTTAGACTGAGCACACAGTCAAGGTTTGATAACAAGATTATAAAGAAGAAACATGTTATATGTAATCGTGGTGGTAAACAGAAAAAGAAATCTTGTGACACATTAGGTACAAGTGGTGTTAGGAGGAAACGAAATTCAAATTCAAGAGCTATTGGTTGTCAAGCAAAGATTATATTTGAATTTGTGTATGGAACTCCAGATTATAAAATTTTTCAGTTTGATGAACTTCACAACCATCCACTTGAGAAGATAATCGATTTAAAAAAAAGcgagacaaatgtcatattcagaAAAAGAGTTTATTGTGCATGcttccacatcaaaaataggtccaACTATGGCTCATATGTTGAGGGCAAGTTTGAGAGGTGGGTATGAGTTTGTAAAGCCAAAAGTAGTTGACTATAAAAATTTAAGGAGATATATCAACAAGGTTATTGGTTATAAAGATGCTCAAATGATAGTAAACACAATGAATGACCGTCGAGCTCACTATCCAAATTACTCATTTGATTTTAATTGTGAAGATGATGTTTTGGACTGTATGTTTTGGGCTGATGAAATAGAGAAGGCATATTATGCTGAATTTGGTGATGTTATCTCGTTTGATGCGACTTTCCGAACAAACAAGTAAGTTATTTTATCTACTTTTTTTTAtagcttattcatatatgaatatttttatattcACTTATTAATACATCAAAATTTGACtttaatgaacattttttttgtgtgttaggTATCGAATGGTTTTTGTTCCGTTTACTGCTATTGACCATCATAACAAATCGGTTATTGTTGGATATGAGTTGCTAAGCAATGaaagcattgagtcttactcttgGTTGCTTAAAACATTTCTTAAAACTCATGGGAAAGAACCAACACTTGTTTTAACTGATCAAGATGCTGCAATAAAACAAGTTGTTAAGAATGTATTTCATAATTCAAAGCACCGATTATGTATGTGGCATATaatgaaaaaattgaaaaaaaagtattattttaatatatttcaaatatattacttattagtatattcatttatgaatattgattgttattttacttattattatttattcatttatgaatatttttgttttaatacaGATATCAGGTGATTTATTTACGAGCACGGACTTTAGAAAAAGGTTTTCGAAGCTTGTTTGGGACATTAATATGAAACCTGATGTTTTTGAGGTGAAGTGGGGTTTGCTTATGAAGGAATTCAATCTGTAAGACACAAGATGGTTTAAATACATGTTTACAATACGTGATTCATGGATACCTGGATATTTTAGTGATATTCCAATGCGTGGTTTGATGAAGACTACATCGAGGTCAGAGAGTATGAATTCATTCTTTAATACATACTCAGAAAGTGGGAACTTACTTTTGAATTTCATGATGAATTACGACACTGCCATTCAAAAGCAAATGAATACTCAACGAGAGCTTGATAAGGCATCAA
The genomic region above belongs to Lactuca sativa cultivar Salinas chromosome 4, Lsat_Salinas_v11, whole genome shotgun sequence and contains:
- the LOC128133594 gene encoding protein FAR-RED IMPAIRED RESPONSE 1-like, with protein sequence MSNSSVIDGDLYSSISESEEEDVENSFFEGGESSSSVHDAQYCDDIIGEHVYKPDVPVQIIPFKGLIFKSLKLAIKMYSEYAEIGGFDVRLSTQSRFDNKIIKKKHVICNRGGKQKKKSCDTLGTSGVRRKRNSNSRAIGCQAKIIFEFVYGTPDYKIFQFDELHNHPLEKIIDLKKSETNVIFRKRVYCACFHIKNRSNYGSYVEGKFERRYINKVIGYKDAQMIVNTMNDRRAHYPNYSFDFNCEDDVLDCMFWADEIEKAYYAEFGDVISFDATFRTNKYRMVFVPFTAIDHHNKSVIVGYELLSNESIESYSWLLKTFLKTHGKEPTLVLTDQDAAIKQVVKNISGDLFTSTDFRKRFSKLVWDINMKPDVFEVKWGLLMKEFNLDIPMRGLMKTTSRSESMNSFFNTYSESGNLLLNFMMNYDTAIQKQMNTQRELDKASKKASYKMQTPRELELQALKVYTNGWEVYIVQHNNSKSDFKTEFKVEIKAEEKEINCSCEHFKHMGVLCRHAFTIMMRCGVKEIPERYILKRWRKDVISRSYRFNSVQSDSGDCENVKLVNNSYYSFEPCLDIVRDDKKKLALFAEKQQMLLKEFESDYISPGLKSMTDGEVVCKLLGVTIPIPEEINIHVPEVQSNKGSGIKKRIPSAGEVAYENSKKEHRMCSGCGKRVPHNLRTCPERVGAAKSTKDS